One Halanaerobium hydrogeniformans genomic window, ATTTAGCAGATGTGGGGTAAATTATGTCAATTTTAAATATCACTGATCTCAAAAAAGAATATGGCATAAATGAAGTATTAAATGGATTTTCTATGCACATTAATGAGGGAGAAAGAATTGCTTTAATTGGTGCTAATGGCTCAGGCAAAACCACTGTGTTTAAATTAATCGCTGGAAAAGAGAATTATTCTGAAGGTAATATATCTATTCGTAATGATATCGAGCTTGGTTATTTAGATCAGCTGCCTGATTTTGAAGCTGACTTGACAATTTATGCCGAACTAGAGAAAGTTTTTCAAGCAGTTATTGAGCAAATAGCGAGCTTAAAAGAATATGAAGAAAAAATTGCTCGTTATGGTAAAAGAGCGGATGGCTCAACTTCTGATTCACCAAAATTGAATAAGTTGATGCGGGAATATTCGCAACTTCAAGAAGAATTTAATCAGGGAATAGCTTATGAATATCAAAGTAAGATACGCCAGGTTGCAGCAGGACTTGGTTTTAATGAAGAAGAGCTTTATCAAAAAAAACTGGGCCAATTAAGTGGAGGCGAAAAAACTAGATTAGGTTTGATAAAACTTCTTTTAACTGAGCCAGATTTATTATTATTAGATGAACCCACAAATCATCTTGACCTAAAGGCTGTAGAATGGCTAGAAAATTATTTAAATAGTTATCAGGGTACCCTATTAATTATATCTCATGATAGATATTTTCTTGATAATGTTGTCAATAGGATAGTTGAAATAAAAAATGGTAAAAATGAAGATTATACAGGTAATTATAGTTATTATAAAAAGGCAAGAAAACGCCGTTACGAACAGCGCTTAAGAGAATATAAAAACCAGCAGAAAAAAATAAAAGAGTTAGAAGATGCCATAGAACAACTCTATATCTGGGGAAGATCCAGAGATAGCGAAAAAATGTTTAAAAGGGCAAAAGCCATGCAGAAAAGGCTTGATAAAATTGACAGATTAGAAAAGCCAACTCTAAAGGGAAGAAAAATGAACCTTAACTTAAACACAGAAGTTAGAGGTGGCAATGATGTACTTAAAGTCGAAAATTTAGCGAAAAGTTTTGCTGATTTAAATTTGTTTAGGGATTTAAACCTTGAGCTTTATAGAGGTGATAAGGCTGCTATTATTGGGGATAATGGGAGCGGCAAAACCACTCTTTTGAGAATAATAATGGGAGAAATCAAAGCTGATTCTGGCCAGATTAAAATAGGTACAAATATTTATCCTGATTATTACAGACAGGAATTTGATGGTTTTGATGAACAGGATGATCTGATAACTGCTTTAAGAAAAGAGACTAGAATTACCGTCTCAGAGGCCAGAAATCGACTTGCTGCCTTTTTATTTACCGGAGAAGATGTATTTAAAAAAGTTTCTCAGTTAAGTGGTGGAGAAAAAAGTAGATTAAGGCTTTTACAGCTGATGAGTGGAAATTATAATTTTTTAATCCTGGATGAGCCTACAAATCATCTTGACCTGCCTTCTAGAGAGGTTCTAGAAGATGCCTTAAAAGAATTTGAAGGTACTGTTTTAATTGTATCTCATGATAGATATTTTCTGGATGAAGTTGTTGATTATATTTATGAACTAGAAAATAGTGTGCTAAAAAAATATTATGGTAATTACAGTTATTACAGCAGAAAAAAAGAGAAAATAAATATTGAAAGTGATGCAACAGAAGCTGAAACAATAAACCAGGGAAAACTCGATTATGAAGCCCAAAAACGGGCCAGAAATGAAGAAATGCAGCGTCAAAAAAGTTTAGAAGAAACTGAAGCTGAGATAGAAAAGTTAGAAAATAACTTAGCGGAGATCGAATCAGAGCTGACAGCAGAAGAGAACCTGTCCGATTTTGAACTGTTACAGGATCTAAAAGAAAAATATAAGCGATTAAATAATAGATTAGATAAATTATATAAAAAATGGGAAGAACTTTTAAAACATTAAAAAGAAAACCCCCTGCTAAGAGAAGGAGAAGTGAACATGGCAGGGGGTTTTCCGGTCTATAATATTATTTATATGTGATAGTTAATAATATTATCAATATTAATTTTTATTGCAGGGCTTTTACACCTTCTTCACCGGTTCTAATTCTGATGGCATTTGAAATATCTGAAATAAATATTTTTCCATCACCAATTTCACCAGTGCCAACGGCTTTTTTAATTGCTTCAACTATTTTGTCTACCTCATTATATTCTACAACAACTTCTACCTTGATTTTTTTTCTGAGCCTAATCCTATAAGTAACTCCTCTATACATTTCGGAATGGCCTTTTTGAGAACCATAACCTTTTACCTCAGTAATATTTAAACCACTAACTCCCTGTTCTTCAAGTATATCGATTAAATTATCGGTTTTTTCAGGTCTGATAATAGCTTCAATTCTTTTCATTTTATACCTCTCCTTTTTGTGCTTTTAAGTTGGGGACAAAATCTGGATAAGATTCTGTTCCATGCTCTGAAAAGTCAAGGCCTTCTATTTCATCTTTTTCAGAAACTCTTAAACCAATTACTAAATCAATTGCTTTAAAGAGTACTAAACCAAGGCCAAATGCCCAGAAGAAAACTGCTGCAACACCGATTAATTGAGTTGTTAAAAGGCTTATTCCTCCACCATAGAGAAGACCACCATCTATAGCAAAAACACCGACTGCTAAAGTACCAAAGGCACCACAGACACCATGAACCGAGATAGCTCCAACTGGATCATCAACCTGGATTTTATCAAAAAATTCTACAGAATAAATAACTATAATACCTGCAATTGAACCAATTATTACTGCTGAAATATTGGTTACATCAGCTGTTCCAGCTGTTATCCCAACTAAACCTGCTAACGCACCATTTAAAGTCATACTTACATCTGCCTTGCCATATTTTATCCAGCTAACTGTCATTGCTAATACAGCACCTGCTGCAGCAGCTAAATTTGTAGTAACAGCAATAGAAGCTATACTTAAATCAGTTCCTGCAATTGTAGATCCCGGGTTGAAACCAAACCAGCCAAACCAGAGGATGAAAACACCTAAGGCAGCCATCAATAAATTGTGACCGGGTAAAGCATTTGCTGAACCATCTTCATTATATTTACCTATTCTTGGTCCTAAAATTATTGCACCAGCTAGAGCTGCCCAGCCACCTACTGAGTGAACAACGGTTGAACCAGCAAAGTCGATAATACCCATCTGTTCCAACCAACCTCCACCCCAGATCCAGTGTCCTACAACAGGATATATAAATGCGGTAATAACGACACTGTAAGCCAGGTATCCGGAAAAGTTAGTTCTTTCTGCCATTGCTCCAGAAACTATAGTTGCTGCTGTTGCTGCAAAGACTGTCTGAAAAATAAAGAAAGCCATAATTGGAATATCAAGTCCTAAATTTTCAAATGTTCCCTGAAGAAAAAATCCAGTACTCCCTATAAAAGCATTTCCAGCTCCAAACATGAAAGCAAATCCAACCGCCCAATAAACCAAAGAGCCAGCTGCAAAATCCATCATATTTTTCATGATAATATTTCCAGCATTTTTTGCTCTGGTAAAACCAGCTTCCACCATTGCAAAACCGGCCTGCATAAAAAATACTAAAAAAGCAGCTATTAAAGTCCACATTGTATTAATAGCTACTGCGTTAGCTGCAGCCTGATCTTCCTGGGCTAAAACTAAAGAGCTCATCAAAATCACCAGCATAAATGTCAATCCAGCTGTCTGCAAAATCTTGCTTCTCAATACTTTTCTACTCATTGTTATTTCCTCCTATGTAAGGTTTATGTTAACTATGAATAGATTATATATTAGCTTTATTCAGCAAAGCAAGTGATTTTAAGTTTATATAATGGTATACAGTGTATACATTATTTAATAGAATTTTCAGACACAAAAATACTTTTAAAAGTCCGGCATTTCGGGGAGTTCTAACTTATGAGAGTTCTTTTTAGCAAGATTTTCTATTTTTGTTTTTGTTTCTTCTTTTGCCTCACCTGTTAAAATGTATTTATCTATTTCTTCATAACTCATTCCCAGTTCAGTTTCATCTTTTTGTTCTTCCCAGAGTCCGGCAGAAGGTGCTTTATTTATTATTTTATCGGCTATATTTAACTCTGCTGCTGTTTTTCTGACCTCGGTTTTTGTTAGATTGGCCAGGGGAGCCAGATCAATTCCTCCATCACCAAATTTAGTGAAATATCCTAATTTTAACTCACTTCTGTTGTCGGTTCCAACTACCAGATAATTGTTTAAATTGGCATAAAAATAAAGGTAGGCCATTCTCAATCTTGGTTTAACATTTGCCAGGGCCAGTTTTAATTTTTGATCACCATTAATATTTTTAATTGAAGTAGAAAATCTATCTAAATTATCAAGATTTAAACTCTTAACAAATTCCTGATAGGTATTTTTAAGATCTATAATCTTATAATCTATCTCAAACTTTTCGGCATGTGCAATCGCATCTATTTGATCCTGTTCATTGCTCTGACAGGGTAAGATTAAGCCAAGTGTATTGTCTGGAAAAGCTTTTTTGCAGAGAAGAGAGGTAAGTGAAGAATCAATTCCACCGGACAAACCTACTACAGCACCATCAGATCCACTTTCTTTAACCTTATTTTTAATCCATCGACTTAAATTTTCTGCAATTTCCTTATAATCTTTATCTAAATAATCTTCAATCATTTTTTTCACCTCTTAATTAATTTAAAAAAATATATATTATAAAAACTTAACCTCCCACTTGTTTTGTAGGCAAGCGAGAGGTTAAGAACCATAATTTAAACATTTATTGTTTAAGTAATTAGGGGGGGCTAATAGCTGCTCATTTTAAGCGCTAAACAATTAAATATTTATAATTATTAGCAATTAATAATTTGTTTAGAAAGTTGTCAGGTATTGCTCAAGTTCCCAGTTTGTGACCTGGGTTCTATAGGCATCCCATTCTGCTTTTTTAGCTATTACAAAGTGTTCATAAACATGTTTGCCTAAAGTAGCTTTGATTAATTCATCACCAGCTAAAATGTCTACAGCTTCATTTATATTAGAAGGAAGACTCTCTATTTGTAACTTTTCTTTACGATCTGCAGTCATTTCATAAATATTTTCTAGAACTTCTTCTGGTGGTTCAATTTCATTTTTAATACCATCTAAACCAGCTTTTAACATTACTGCAATTGCAAGATAAGGGTTTGCGGTTGGGTCAGGATTTCTAAGTTCGAGTCTGGTTCCGTTCCCACGTGCTGCTGGGATTCTTATTAAAGCACTTCTGTTAGCACTTGACCAGGCGACATAAACTGGAGCTTCATAACCAGGAACAAGCCTTTTGTATGAGTTAATAGATGGATTAGTTATTGCAGCAATTGCTCTAGCGTGTTTTAAAATTCCACCAATATAATGATAGGCAGTTTTGCTTAATCCTAATCTATCATCTCCATCATAAAATACATTTTCCCCATTTTTAAATAAAGATTGATGGACATGCATTCCTGAACCATTTTCTCCAAAAATAGGTTTAGGCATAAAAGTGGCATGTAAACCATGTTGATGGGCAATAGATTTTGTTACAAACTTAAAGGTTGCAATATTATCTGCTGTTCTTAAAGCAGGAGCATATTTAAAATCAATTTCGTGCTGACCTGGAGCAACTTCATGGTGAGATGCTTCTACCTCAAAACCCATTTCTTCTAAAGCTAATACTATATTTCTTCTAGCATTTTCACCTTTATCAACTGGACCTAAATCAAAATAGCCACCATTGTCATGGGTTATAGTAGTTGCTTCTCCATTCTCATCTAATTGAAATAAGAAAAACTCTGGTTCAGGGCCTACATTCATTTCAAAGCCCATTTCTTCAGCTTCTTCCAGTGCTTTTTTTAATACATTTCTTGGTCCACCAGAAAAAGGTTTTCCTTCAGGGGTATATACATCACATATTAAGCGAGCTACTGTACCACCTTCATCTGGGCGCCAGGGGAAAAGAGTAAAGGTATCATAATCTGGTCTTAAATACATATCAGATTCCTGAATTCTTGTAAAACCATCTACAGAAGATCCATCAAACATAATTTTATTATCTAAAGCATCTTCTAATTGTTGAACTGTGATCGCTACATTTTTTACTATACCTAAAATATCTGTAAACTGCATTCTAATAAACTTAACATTGTTTTCTTCAGCCATCTTTAAAATATCTGTTTTACTTAAACTTGACATTAAAATCACTCTCCTATTTTTTAATTAATATTTTTAAATCTTGATATCAGTATAAGCACTTTTTTAAAGGGTGTCAATAGAGCTAAAAATTAAAAATAAAGTGCTATAAAGCCTGCTATGACAGGAGTGTTGTTCTTGAATTATAAAAATAAAGTAATTTTAAATACCTGTATACAAATATAATATACTGTATTTTTACTAAAAATATAAAACTTTTGTTAAAATTTATGCTGATATTTACAATAAGAAATATTATCACAACTAAATTTATGATTATAAACTATTAAAAAGGACTAATAGATAGTATTTAGGAGCTAATTAACTTTAAAAGCTATATTTAATGTGAAATAAAGCACAAGTTATTTGTATTTTTACTTAATTTCTGATAATCTATAATTAAATAATAAAGCAAAGTTGTTTTCTGGTTTTGAGACCAGGAAATTTAAAATAAACTTTAAAAATTTGCCCAAATGCTATACTAATCCTCTGTAAAGGTGTCCCTGCCCGGACGCCTTTTTTTCTTGCTTAAAAAATTTCTCTGATTCTTGACAATTTTCTAAAAATAATATATACTATACAAAACATAATAGTTAAAAAGTGTTGAGAGGAAGGAAAATAATTGTTCTAGATGACAGAGAGTCGGATCAGCTGAGAGCCGACATCTAAGCCAATTATTTTTGTAGTCCTTGAACTGTAAAGCTGAAAAGAAGTAAGCTTTACCGGCTGCCCAAATGGGCCAGGCATCCGTTATCATATGCTGAGGTATAATCAGTTTAAAACTTTTTGTACCAATGAGGCTGTTTACAGCAAAAATGGGTGGTACCACGTGAGGGAACTCTCGTCCCTATTAATAGTTAGAACTATTAGTAGTGATGAGGGTTTTTTTGATTTATTTTTTAATTAATATTAGAATTTTAAACTAAGAGGAGTGAGTAGAGTGACTAAAAATAATGAAAAATTGATGAGTGGAGCAGAAATTTTTGTTAAATCGTTAGAGGCAGAAGGAGTAGAAGTAATTTTTGGTTATATTGGTGCTAAGGTTATTACTATTTATGATAAGCTTTATGATTCCAAGATAAGGCATATTATGCCTCATCACGAACAGGGTGGTGTTCATGCTGCAGATGGATATGCTCGCTCTAGCGGTAAAACTGGGGTCTGTATAGCTACTTCTGGCCCGGGAGCTGCTAATATGGTAACTGCTTTAGCAACTGCCCATATGGATTCTGTGCCCCTTGTTGCTTTTACTGGACAGGTTCCTAATACAATGATAGGTACAGATGGATTTCAGGAAGCAGATATTAAAGGTATTACCATGCCGATTACTAAAAACAATTATATTGTCAATGATGTTAAAGATATTTCACGGATTATAAAAGAAGCTTTTCATATTGCTTCAACCGGAAGGCCAGGGCCAGTTTTAGTTGATATACCTTCTAATATTTTAGCTGATCAGGCGGAGTTTAATTATCCAACAACCGTTGATTTACCAGGTTATAATCCAACTTATAAAGGGAATAAACTTCAGATTAAAAGAGCAGCTGAACTGATTAATAATGCTGCTAAACCTATAATCTATGCTGGAGGAGGAGCAATAATATCCGGTGCAGATAAAGAGGTTGCAGAACTTGCTAAAAAAGCAGAAATACCTGTTACAACAACCTTAAATGGAATAGGTATTTTTGATGAAAATGATTCTTTAAGTTTAGGTATGCTTGGAATGCACGGCAGTACTGAAGCAAATTTAGCCATCACTAATACCGATTTAATAATAGCTTTAGGAGCTCGCTTTGATGATCGAGTAACCGGTAAGATTGATAGCTTCGCTAAAAATGCAGCTGTTATCCATGTCGATATAGATCCAGCTGAAATCGGTAAAATCATAAAAACTCAGGTGCCGATTACCGGTGATGTAAAATCTGTAGTTGAAGAGCTTATTCCAAAAGTTAAAAAGGCAAAAAGGCCTGGCTGGTTAAAAGAAATAGATGACTGGAGAAAAATCGATAAAAAGGCTGACCCAGCACTCAATGATAAACTATTACCATCTGAGATAATTGAAACTCTTTATGAGCTGACTGATGGAAAGGCTATTATCACTGCTGGAGTTGGTCAGCATCAGATGTGGGCCGCACAGTATTATAAGTATTCTCGCCCCCGAAGTTTTATCAGTTCTGGTGGACTTGGAACAATGGGTTTTGGATTCCCTGCTGCAATTGGAGCAAAAATAGCTAATCCAGATCAGGATGTATTTGCCCTGGTAGGAGATGGAAGTTTTCAAATGAATATTCAGGAATTGGCGACAGCTGCTAAAAACAAGGTGCCTGTTAAAATAATCTTATTTAATAATCAGTATCTAGGTATGGTTAGACAATGGCAGGAACTATTTTTTGATAAACGTTATTCAGCTACCTGTTTGCGCAGACAGATAGATTGTCCACCTCAGTGTTCCGGACCTAATCAAAATTGTCCGGAAATGATACCAGATTTCATTCAGGTGGCTAAAGGTTATGGTATTCAGGGCCAGACTATTACTAATAGAGAAGATATAGAGAGTGCTTTAAAAGCTGCCATTGAATCTAAAGAGAGTTATTTGCTTAACTTTATGATCGAAGAAGAAGAAAATGTATTTCCGATGGTATCAGCTGGTGGTAGCTTGAAAGATATGATTTTAAGAAAAGAACAGGAAAAGTATGCTAATAAATAAAAATAAAATAATTCACTAAAAATCAGCTCATAATTATGGTACAATAATATAAGAAAGAATAGACAGCTCTAAAATTAAAATAATAGATAAAACTTTAGAAATATTATTTATCAAGGGAGAGATTTTAGTGGATATTACAGCAAAACTAAAAGGAAAAAATAAATTTTTGTTTTTCCTTTTAGTTTTTGGTATTTTAATTAAGTATAATTTTTTACTCTGGTCTGTTTTCCAGGTTTCATCTTTTATTAGTATAATTTTAAAAAATATTATTATTATAGCTTTGCTTACAATATTATTTGACTTTTTAGTAAAAACTAATAAAAGAAAGATATTAACATTTATAATTTATTTCTTTTTTCTGATTTTCTTTTTAGCAAATCTCTGGTATAATCGATATTTTGGCAATTATTTAAGCTTAACTGATATGACTATGGGTCAGGGTGTAAGGCCATTTAAAGTTTTAATTCGCCAACTTATTAGATGGCAGGACATAGTATTTATTATTGAGCTGCCATTTTTAAGTTATTTGCTATTATTTAATCGGGAGAAAGGAAATAAATATACTTTTAATCATGTTACTTTAAAAAAAGACCGTGTGAAATACAAAATTATACTGGCTGTATTAATAGTAATTTTATTTGCAGCTCAAATATCTTACAGCAGTTCTCTTTTCAAAAAAAATGGCTTTATGGAATTATATGAATTCAGTACATCTGCTTTTGTCAATGTATATGGAGTTTTTCCCCTCTATATTGCAGAATACAGACAGCTTAAAATTAGAGAGGAAAGAGCAAAAAATCTTCCTGATATAAATGCTGTAGCCACTGAAAAGAAGATGAGTGGAAAATACGAAATTGAAGATGTTGATAATATAATAGTAATTCAGTTAGAATCGGTAGACAAAAATATTATTGATTATGAATATCAGGGCCGAGAAATCACGCCTTTTATAAATAAACTAAAAAGGAAGTCTCTTAACTTTACTGATATTTATGCTCAACACATTAATGGTAGTTTTGATGCTGAATTTTCACTTTTAACTTCTTTATATCCGATTAATAGAAATTATGCTTTTAAAACAAATGATATGGCAGAATTTAATACCTTAAATAGAGTTTTAACAGAAGAAGGTTTTCAAACCTTTGCTTTTCATGGAAATGATGATCGCTTTTTTTACAGGGATAAAGGATATTTAGAAATGGACTTTGATAAATTTTACAGTCGAGATCATTTTTCGGCATCAGAGGGAGTTATTGGTGATGATAGCTATTTAGGGATTAATGACTATGATTTCTTTGATCAATCCTTAGATTATTTAGCAGAAGCTGAAGAAAATATTTTTGCTCTTTTTATTACAGTAACCAGCCATACTCCATTTGATTTTTATCCAGAGGAAAAAAGTGTAGAAGAGTTTGAAGATATTAGTCCAAAATTCCTTAAAGATTTCTTTAATTCTATGGCATTTGTTGATCAATCATTAGAAATGTTTTTTGATGGCTTAGAAGAACTATCATTGCTTGAAAATACCTTATTTGTTATTTATTCTGATCATGTGGCTGATATAAATCAGGACAAATATACCTCTGCCGGTAATTTTGTCACAAAAAGAAATATAAAAGAGCCAGAGCATATACCGCTTTTTATATATCATCAGGATTTAGATCCAGAAGAAATTGATAAAACAGGTACTCATACAGATATTGCACCAACCATACTTGATATTATAGGTTATCCTGAAAAGCCAGAAGAATTTTTGGGTGTTTCTTTACTTAATGATATTAGAAAACCAGTATTCTTTTTACATGAAATTCCTCAAATCTTATATCGAGATCAATTATATTTAAGACTTCCTGGTTCTGAAGATGAAGGGGCTATTTTTAATAAAATTGCTTATAAAGCTGATACAGAAATAAGAGAGCTTGATTTTAGTAGTGAAGAAAAAGAAAGAATGGATCAAATTATAAACTATATGCAAAAAATAATGAATACAATTTTATATCAGTAAAAGCTTTGATTATGAGGGGGCAAAAATATGTCAGGTAAATTAAAAAAAGGCTCCATTTATTTATTGATGATGGTATTGATTGCTGCAGTGATTTTTTCTTTAAACTATTTTTATGCCAGTAGAATTTCTGAAGATATTGAAGAAAACATTAGAACATTTGCCATTGAAGAAGATTATCAGATTAGAGAACTTCAGATCAGTGCTAATCCCTTTTTAAGAACTGTAAATATCGAGCGTTTGAATTTTTTGGAAACAGATAATTTTAGTCTGGAGTTAAGTAATCTAGAAATAAAGTTGAGCTGGCAGCAGTTAATTAACTATATTCAGGAAGGTGATTTTAACCTTTATAGAAATACTCAACTTCTTATTGATGATATTATTTATTCAAATTTATCAGATGACTACCAGTTAAACTTTAAAGAGAGTAAAATTAATTATCAGGGCAGTTCAGATTTTGATAAATTTATAGAAAGTAAAAATATATATGAGGCAGATCATGATTTCGATTTTAGAGCAGCAGAACTTAAAGTAGATTATCCTTATTACAGACGCTATGGAATAACTAAAGATAGCTGGGATAAATTACCACTTTTTGACAATTTTGTGCTCAAAGTTAATTATGATTCTCAAAGTGATGAATTAATAATTGAAGAATTTGATTTAAGTGGAGAATTTTTAAGTTGCCAGGCTGATTTAGAAGCAGTGGTGATTGATATTGATGAACAGCAGGCTTTAGAAACAGATTATAGTTTAATAACTGCTGATTCTAAAAAGGCTTTTAGTGATTTTAAGGCAAATTATTATTTTGCTTTTGATGGTAGTGGATTAGAAATACTCGAAAATGAATATTTCAAAGACATTAAGCTTGATTCTTTAAGTTTTGATGGCTATTTTGATTTATCTTTAGATGAGCCTGAAGAAATGAGCTATCATGCTAATCAGCTTAATCTAATCCTGGAATTAAAAGATTTAAAACTATTATTTTCAGAAGAATTAAGTCAGCAAATTAATCAGAATACATTTGGTATTTTAGCAAGTGATCAGCTTTTTTCTATAGAAATAAATTTATTTAATTATCTCCAGGATTTCACACATCCTCGGGGTAGTACTGAATCTAATCTTGAATCTCCTTTTGCAGATGCTCAATTAATAGCCGATTTTAATTATAGTCAGGAAACACCATATCTCACCAATGGTCAGTTGAGGTTTAGGCCTAAAAAAGATTCAGCCCAGCAGCTGATTTTATTTTCACAGTTAATTTTTAATAGAGAATTTGAAGAAGATGAAGCTGGATACTATATTATCGAAGCCTGGGGAGATTTTGATGATCTACAGTTTGATTAAAAAACACTTTACAACTCAAGATTAAAATGCTAAAATAATTATTAGTATTTTAAAATTAAATATACTAGCGAGGATGGGTGTGATTCCCTACCGGTGGTTAAAGTCCACAAGCCTATTTGGGGTTGATCTGCTGAAATTGCAGAACCGACAGTAAAGTCTGGAAGGGAGTTAGTAAAGTAATCTTAAGATTGTCTCTTTTAAATAGCAGTTATTTAACATTTTATTTAAAAATAGTTGTATCTGGATCTGTCATGCTGTTTAAAACGAGATTAACAAATCTTTTTATGAATTTTACAACCCTTCCATTTCTCTGGAGGGGTTTTTTAATGCCTGGTTTAATTACAGATTTCTAGAGGACATTTTGTCCTTTGAATTAATAATTTTAATTAAGATGGGGTGAGAATTATGGAAGAAAAGTTTTCAATTACTGACATTAGATATATGGCAAGAGCACTTGAAATTGCTAAAAAGGGTGAAGGTAGTGCCTCTCCAAACCCTATGGTAGGAGCTGTTTTAGTAAAAAATGGAGAGATAATCGGTGAGGGATATCATAAATTTTATGGCGGTCCTCATGCAGAGGTTTATGCACTAAAAGAAGCGGGTCAAAATGCCAATAATGCTGATATTTATTTAACTTTAGAACCCTGCAGTCATTATGGAAAAACACCCCCCTGTGCGGATAAATTAATTAAATCAGGAATAAAAAGAGCAGTTATTGCTATGGTTGATCCAAATCCAGAGGTCTCAGGTAGAGGTATAGAACTATTAAAAGAAGCTGGAATCGAGGTCGAGTTAGGCTTGATGGCCGAGAAAGCTAAAGATTTAAATGAAGTATTTTTAAAGTATATTACAAGTGATTATCCTTATGTATATTTAAAAAAGGCTCAGACCTTAGATGGTTTTATTGCAAGCTCTACCGGTCATTCTAAATGGATAACAAATGAAAAAGCTCGTTTAGAAGGACATAAATTAAGACATAAAGTAGATGCGATAATGGTTGGGATAGGAACTGTTTTAGCTGATGATCCATCTTTAACAACAAGATTAGAAGAACAGGGAGGTATTGATAGTTTAAGGGTTATACTTGATCCGGAACTGGATATGCCCTTAGATGCTAAAATTATTAATCAAGAATCTACTGCTTCAACCCTGTTGATTGCATCAGAGGCGAGTTTAGAAAGCAATTCAGCAGCTTTAATGGAGAAAAAAGAAAAACTTTTAGCTAAAAATAATGTAGATATTATTGCTGTCCCTTTAGAAGAAGAAGGTTTTTTAAATTTAGATTTTATTTTAAGACAACTTCATGATTTAAATATCAGCAGTATTTTGCTTGAAGGTGGAGCTAAATTAAGTTACTCATTTTTAAATAAAGGTTTAATTGATAAATTTTATTATTTTATCGCTCCTAAAATTTATGGTGGTGATGATGGTATTTCTTCATTCTGTGGTCAGGGACCTAAATTAATGT contains:
- the ilvB gene encoding biosynthetic-type acetolactate synthase large subunit; the encoded protein is MSGAEIFVKSLEAEGVEVIFGYIGAKVITIYDKLYDSKIRHIMPHHEQGGVHAADGYARSSGKTGVCIATSGPGAANMVTALATAHMDSVPLVAFTGQVPNTMIGTDGFQEADIKGITMPITKNNYIVNDVKDISRIIKEAFHIASTGRPGPVLVDIPSNILADQAEFNYPTTVDLPGYNPTYKGNKLQIKRAAELINNAAKPIIYAGGGAIISGADKEVAELAKKAEIPVTTTLNGIGIFDENDSLSLGMLGMHGSTEANLAITNTDLIIALGARFDDRVTGKIDSFAKNAAVIHVDIDPAEIGKIIKTQVPITGDVKSVVEELIPKVKKAKRPGWLKEIDDWRKIDKKADPALNDKLLPSEIIETLYELTDGKAIITAGVGQHQMWAAQYYKYSRPRSFISSGGLGTMGFGFPAAIGAKIANPDQDVFALVGDGSFQMNIQELATAAKNKVPVKIILFNNQYLGMVRQWQELFFDKRYSATCLRRQIDCPPQCSGPNQNCPEMIPDFIQVAKGYGIQGQTITNREDIESALKAAIESKESYLLNFMIEEEENVFPMVSAGGSLKDMILRKEQEKYANK
- a CDS encoding LTA synthase family protein; its protein translation is MDITAKLKGKNKFLFFLLVFGILIKYNFLLWSVFQVSSFISIILKNIIIIALLTILFDFLVKTNKRKILTFIIYFFFLIFFLANLWYNRYFGNYLSLTDMTMGQGVRPFKVLIRQLIRWQDIVFIIELPFLSYLLLFNREKGNKYTFNHVTLKKDRVKYKIILAVLIVILFAAQISYSSSLFKKNGFMELYEFSTSAFVNVYGVFPLYIAEYRQLKIREERAKNLPDINAVATEKKMSGKYEIEDVDNIIVIQLESVDKNIIDYEYQGREITPFINKLKRKSLNFTDIYAQHINGSFDAEFSLLTSLYPINRNYAFKTNDMAEFNTLNRVLTEEGFQTFAFHGNDDRFFYRDKGYLEMDFDKFYSRDHFSASEGVIGDDSYLGINDYDFFDQSLDYLAEAEENIFALFITVTSHTPFDFYPEEKSVEEFEDISPKFLKDFFNSMAFVDQSLEMFFDGLEELSLLENTLFVIYSDHVADINQDKYTSAGNFVTKRNIKEPEHIPLFIYHQDLDPEEIDKTGTHTDIAPTILDIIGYPEKPEEFLGVSLLNDIRKPVFFLHEIPQILYRDQLYLRLPGSEDEGAIFNKIAYKADTEIRELDFSSEEKERMDQIINYMQKIMNTILYQ
- the ribD gene encoding bifunctional diaminohydroxyphosphoribosylaminopyrimidine deaminase/5-amino-6-(5-phosphoribosylamino)uracil reductase RibD, translated to MEEKFSITDIRYMARALEIAKKGEGSASPNPMVGAVLVKNGEIIGEGYHKFYGGPHAEVYALKEAGQNANNADIYLTLEPCSHYGKTPPCADKLIKSGIKRAVIAMVDPNPEVSGRGIELLKEAGIEVELGLMAEKAKDLNEVFLKYITSDYPYVYLKKAQTLDGFIASSTGHSKWITNEKARLEGHKLRHKVDAIMVGIGTVLADDPSLTTRLEEQGGIDSLRVILDPELDMPLDAKIINQESTASTLLIASEASLESNSAALMEKKEKLLAKNNVDIIAVPLEEEGFLNLDFILRQLHDLNISSILLEGGAKLSYSFLNKGLIDKFYYFIAPKIYGGDDGISSFCGQGPKLMSDSKDIKILDRRFLGDNILLIGELQNK